The following coding sequences lie in one Oceanicola sp. 502str15 genomic window:
- the polA gene encoding DNA polymerase I produces MAFGKGCHLHLIDGSAFIFRAYHALPPLTRKSDGLPIGAVAGFCNMLHKYIEANTGPDAPTHAAVIFDYSGKSFRNEIYDKYKANRPPAPEDLVPQFPLTRDATRAFNVACEEIEGYEADDIIATLSCQARDAGGRVTIISSDKDLMQLVGDGVEMLDAMKNKRIDVDGVIEKFGVKPERVVDVQALAGDSTDNVPGAPGIGIKTAALLINEYGDLDTLLERAGEIKQPKRRESLQENAELIRISQRLVQLDCNTPLDFTLDDLEVKDPDPEALLAFLAEMEFRTLAKRVAEQFGAEAPVIDDTPGTTGGSDGADASDMPDPTASEIPFDHAKYEHVSTRQQLDDWLMRVASAGYVAVDTETTGLNEMTAGLVGISLSVTPGEACYIPLAHVKGGGDDLFADDTPAEGQLPLNEALDALKPMLEDPSILKIGQNIKYDAKIFTRYGVNVAPFDDTMLLSYAMYGGLHGHGMDALSERYLGHNPIPIKELIGSGKSQITFDKVPLEEAVKYAAEDADITLRLWQVFKPRLHRAKVTTVYETLERPLVPVLAQMEMHGVKVDRDTLSRMSNAFAQKMAGLEAEIHELAGESFNVGSPAQLGEILFEKMGLEGGKKGKTGKYSTPADVLEDLATLHELPARVLDWRQLSKLKSTYTDALQTHINAETGRVHTSYAITGANTGRLASTDPNLQNIPVRTEEGRRIREAFVAEKGNKLVSLDYSQIELRILAHIADIEELKQAFREGQDIHALTASEMFNVPLDEMTPDIRRQAKAINFGVIYGISGFGLARNLRIPRAEAQAFIDRYFERFPGIRAYMDNTVAFAKEHGHVQTLFGRKIHTPEINAKGPGAGFAKRAAINAPIQGTAADVIRRAMVRMPEAIEGLPAKMLLQVHDELIFEVEEAAIDDTIAVVKKVMEGAASPAVHLDVPLEVDAGQGDSWAEAH; encoded by the coding sequence ATGGCATTCGGCAAGGGCTGCCACCTTCATCTGATCGACGGATCGGCCTTCATCTTCCGCGCCTACCACGCGCTGCCCCCGCTCACGCGCAAGTCCGACGGGCTGCCGATTGGCGCCGTGGCGGGCTTCTGCAACATGCTGCACAAGTATATCGAGGCCAACACCGGCCCCGATGCGCCCACCCATGCGGCGGTGATCTTCGACTATTCCGGCAAGAGCTTCCGCAACGAGATCTACGACAAGTACAAGGCCAACCGCCCGCCCGCGCCGGAAGACCTCGTGCCGCAGTTTCCACTGACCCGGGACGCCACCCGCGCCTTCAACGTCGCCTGCGAAGAGATCGAGGGTTACGAGGCAGATGACATCATCGCCACCCTGTCCTGCCAGGCGCGGGACGCGGGCGGGCGGGTGACGATCATCAGTTCCGACAAGGACCTGATGCAGCTCGTCGGCGACGGCGTGGAAATGCTCGATGCGATGAAGAACAAGCGTATCGACGTGGACGGGGTGATCGAGAAATTCGGCGTGAAGCCCGAGCGCGTGGTCGACGTGCAGGCGCTGGCTGGGGATTCCACGGATAACGTGCCCGGCGCGCCCGGCATCGGCATCAAGACGGCGGCGCTGCTGATCAACGAATACGGTGATCTCGACACGCTGCTGGAGCGGGCGGGCGAGATCAAGCAGCCCAAGCGGCGCGAGAGCCTTCAGGAGAATGCCGAGCTGATCCGCATCTCCCAGCGCCTCGTCCAGCTCGATTGCAACACCCCGCTCGACTTCACCCTCGACGACCTTGAGGTGAAAGACCCGGACCCGGAAGCCCTGCTCGCCTTCCTCGCCGAAATGGAGTTTCGCACGCTCGCCAAGCGCGTCGCCGAGCAGTTCGGCGCCGAGGCCCCGGTGATCGACGACACGCCGGGCACCACTGGCGGAAGCGATGGCGCAGACGCCTCCGACATGCCGGACCCGACGGCCTCCGAAATCCCCTTCGACCATGCGAAATACGAGCACGTCTCCACCCGGCAACAGCTTGACGACTGGCTCATGCGCGTGGCCTCCGCCGGTTACGTCGCCGTCGATACCGAAACCACCGGCCTCAACGAGATGACGGCCGGCCTCGTCGGCATCTCGCTTTCCGTCACCCCCGGCGAGGCCTGCTACATTCCGCTCGCCCATGTGAAGGGCGGCGGCGATGACCTTTTCGCCGATGACACCCCCGCCGAAGGGCAACTGCCGCTGAACGAGGCCCTGGATGCCCTGAAGCCGATGCTCGAAGACCCGTCGATCCTGAAGATCGGCCAGAACATCAAGTATGACGCAAAGATCTTCACCCGCTACGGCGTAAACGTGGCCCCCTTCGACGACACCATGCTGCTCAGCTACGCGATGTACGGCGGCTTGCACGGCCACGGGATGGACGCGCTGTCCGAGCGCTACCTCGGTCACAACCCGATCCCGATCAAAGAGCTGATCGGTTCGGGCAAGAGCCAGATCACCTTCGACAAGGTGCCGCTGGAGGAGGCCGTGAAATACGCCGCCGAAGATGCCGACATCACCCTGCGGCTCTGGCAGGTCTTCAAGCCCCGCCTGCACCGCGCCAAGGTGACGACGGTGTATGAAACGCTGGAGCGCCCGCTGGTTCCGGTGCTGGCGCAGATGGAGATGCACGGCGTGAAGGTGGATCGTGACACGCTCTCGCGCATGTCCAACGCCTTCGCCCAGAAGATGGCCGGGCTGGAGGCCGAGATTCACGAGCTTGCGGGTGAAAGCTTCAACGTCGGCTCCCCCGCCCAGCTTGGCGAGATCCTGTTCGAAAAGATGGGGCTGGAGGGTGGCAAGAAGGGCAAGACCGGCAAGTATTCCACCCCCGCCGATGTGCTCGAAGACCTCGCCACGTTGCACGAGCTGCCCGCCCGCGTGCTCGACTGGCGGCAACTCTCCAAGCTGAAAAGCACCTACACCGACGCGCTGCAAACGCACATCAACGCCGAGACGGGCCGGGTGCACACCTCCTACGCCATCACCGGCGCCAACACCGGACGGCTGGCCTCGACCGACCCCAATCTGCAAAACATCCCGGTGCGCACCGAGGAGGGCCGCCGCATCCGCGAGGCCTTCGTGGCCGAGAAGGGCAACAAGCTGGTATCACTCGATTATTCCCAGATCGAGCTGCGCATCCTTGCCCATATCGCCGACATCGAAGAGTTGAAGCAGGCCTTCCGCGAGGGGCAGGACATCCACGCGCTCACCGCCTCGGAGATGTTCAACGTGCCCCTCGACGAAATGACGCCCGACATTCGCCGTCAGGCCAAGGCGATCAACTTCGGCGTCATCTATGGCATCTCCGGCTTCGGCCTCGCGCGCAACCTGCGCATCCCTCGCGCCGAGGCGCAGGCCTTCATCGACCGCTACTTCGAACGCTTCCCCGGCATCCGCGCCTACATGGACAACACCGTGGCCTTCGCCAAGGAACACGGCCACGTGCAAACCCTCTTCGGGCGCAAGATCCACACGCCAGAGATCAACGCCAAGGGCCCCGGCGCGGGCTTTGCCAAGCGCGCCGCGATCAACGCGCCGATTCAGGGCACGGCGGCTGATGTGATCCGCCGCGCCATGGTGCGGATGCCCGAGGCGATCGAGGGCCTTCCGGCAAAGATGCTGCTCCAGGTCCACGACGAACTGATCTTCGAAGTCGAAGAGGCGGCCATCGACGACACCATCGCCGTGGTGAAAAAGGTCATGGAAGGCGCCGCCAGCCCGGCGGTGCATCTCGACGTTCCGCTGGAGGTTGATGCGGGGCAGGGCGACAGCTGGGCCGAAGCACATTGA
- a CDS encoding pseudouridine synthase, with translation MLLALNKPMNLLSQFTDEGQWQGLSRLGLPPKVYPAGRLDRDSEGLLLLTDDGALQARISSPKFKMAKTYWVLVEGTPDAAALEALKMGVTLKDGPTKRAEVSVIAPPEGLWERAPPVRIRKAPDTWLTLTIREGRNRQVRRMTAAVGHPTLRLIRAQIGPWALDGLAPGAWRELDATPPEPRRKTLRLKR, from the coding sequence ATGCTCCTCGCCCTGAACAAACCGATGAACCTGCTCTCGCAATTCACCGACGAGGGCCAGTGGCAGGGGCTTTCGCGCCTTGGCCTGCCGCCAAAGGTCTACCCGGCGGGGCGGCTGGACCGGGACTCCGAGGGCCTGCTGCTGCTCACCGATGACGGCGCGCTGCAGGCCCGCATTTCCTCGCCCAAGTTCAAGATGGCCAAGACCTATTGGGTGCTGGTCGAGGGCACGCCGGATGCCGCCGCGCTGGAAGCACTGAAGATGGGCGTGACCCTCAAGGACGGCCCCACCAAACGCGCCGAGGTTTCCGTGATCGCGCCGCCCGAGGGCCTGTGGGAACGCGCCCCGCCCGTGCGCATCCGCAAGGCCCCCGACACATGGCTCACCCTCACCATCCGCGAGGGGCGCAACCGGCAGGTCCGCCGGATGACAGCCGCCGTCGGCCACCCGACCCTGCGCCTCATCCGGGCACAGATCGGCCCCTGGGCGCTCGACGGCCTCGCCCCGGGCGCATGGCGCGAACTCGACGCGACGCCGCCCGAACCCCGCCGGAAGACCCTGCGCCTCAAGCGCTAG
- a CDS encoding YafY family protein, with amino-acid sequence MRRADRLFQIVQLLRGGRLVTARMLAERLEVSERTIYRDIADLVGSGVPIEGEAGVGYLMRAGFDLPPLMFNRSEIVALVAGARLIRAWGGLEMAEAAEEALVKISAVLPEAERDKAAGLQIHAFSMPYLMDDDTRRRLDGIERAVDARERLVLDYGDAEGAVTARVVRPLSLIFWGRTWTLIGWCELRDDFRMFRVDRIKGMDSGERFRIEPGKALADFYRMERHRGGFDERRSGAC; translated from the coding sequence ATGCGCCGCGCGGATCGCCTGTTTCAGATCGTCCAGCTGCTCCGAGGGGGGCGGCTGGTGACGGCGCGGATGCTGGCCGAGCGGCTGGAGGTGTCCGAGCGCACGATTTACCGCGACATTGCGGATCTCGTGGGCTCGGGCGTGCCGATCGAGGGCGAGGCGGGTGTAGGCTACCTGATGCGCGCGGGCTTTGACCTGCCGCCGTTGATGTTCAACCGAAGCGAGATCGTGGCGCTGGTGGCGGGTGCCCGGCTGATCCGGGCCTGGGGCGGGCTGGAGATGGCCGAGGCCGCCGAGGAGGCGCTGGTGAAGATCTCTGCCGTGCTGCCCGAGGCCGAGCGCGACAAGGCGGCGGGCTTGCAGATACATGCGTTTTCAATGCCCTACCTGATGGATGACGACACCCGGCGGCGGCTGGATGGAATCGAGCGGGCGGTGGATGCCCGCGAGCGGCTGGTGCTGGACTACGGCGATGCCGAGGGGGCCGTGACGGCGCGCGTGGTGCGGCCCTTGTCGCTGATCTTCTGGGGCCGGACGTGGACATTGATCGGCTGGTGCGAGTTGCGAGACGACTTCCGAATGTTCCGCGTGGACCGGATCAAGGGCATGGACAGCGGCGAGCGCTTCCGGATCGAGCCGGGCAAGGCGCTGGCGGATTTCTACCGGATGGAGCGGCATCGCGGCGGGTTCGACGAGCGCCGTAGCGGGGCCTGCTAG
- a CDS encoding VOC family protein: MTETMTNPADATALPDDALVWCEIPVSDLDAAIAYYGAVLGHPLERNDEGPNPVAMLPVKSPMDGVAGHLYAGKPAGDGTGVTVHLHVPVLEAALERAMEAGGRVLPGIIPIPSGRFAYTIDPDGNSIGLFEYSKG; this comes from the coding sequence ATGACCGAAACGATGACAAACCCCGCCGATGCAACCGCCCTGCCTGATGACGCGCTGGTGTGGTGCGAGATTCCGGTGAGCGATCTGGATGCTGCCATTGCCTATTACGGCGCGGTGCTGGGCCATCCGCTGGAGCGCAATGACGAGGGGCCGAACCCGGTGGCCATGCTGCCGGTGAAATCGCCGATGGATGGGGTGGCGGGCCATCTCTATGCCGGCAAGCCTGCGGGCGATGGCACCGGGGTGACGGTGCATCTGCATGTGCCCGTGCTCGAAGCCGCGCTGGAGCGGGCGATGGAGGCCGGGGGCCGGGTGCTGCCGGGGATTATCCCCATTCCTTCCGGGCGCTTTGCCTATACGATCGACCCGGATGGAAATTCCATCGGGTTGTTCGAATACAGCAAGGGCTGA
- a CDS encoding DUF1285 domain-containing protein has translation MAKSKARQDIVKPDAQSIESAARSAAKKGKLPPVHLWNPEFCGDLDMRIARDGTWFYLGTPIGRPELVRLFSTILKKEGGDYFLVTPVEKVGITVDDAPFVAVDFTASGSGEAQVLTFETNVGDLSEAGPENPIRVERDPETGEPSPYVHVRAGLEALIDRKSFYRLVEIGTVQDDWFGLWSGGRFFRIIPAAELP, from the coding sequence ATGGCGAAATCGAAGGCCAGACAAGATATTGTGAAACCCGACGCCCAAAGCATCGAAAGCGCGGCCAGAAGCGCCGCCAAAAAGGGCAAGCTGCCGCCCGTTCACCTGTGGAACCCCGAGTTCTGCGGCGACCTCGACATGCGGATTGCCCGCGATGGCACGTGGTTTTACCTCGGCACGCCGATCGGCCGCCCCGAACTCGTGCGGCTGTTCTCGACCATCCTCAAGAAGGAGGGCGGCGATTACTTTCTCGTGACCCCGGTGGAGAAAGTCGGGATCACGGTGGATGACGCCCCCTTCGTTGCGGTGGATTTCACCGCTTCCGGCAGCGGCGAAGCGCAGGTGCTGACCTTCGAGACCAACGTGGGCGACCTTTCGGAAGCCGGGCCGGAAAACCCGATTCGGGTGGAGCGCGACCCCGAAACCGGCGAACCTTCGCCCTACGTGCATGTGCGCGCAGGGCTGGAGGCGCTGATCGACCGCAAGAGCTTTTACCGGCTGGTAGAGATCGGCACCGTGCAGGACGACTGGTTCGGCCTGTGGTCGGGCGGCAGGTTCTTCAGGATCATCCCCGCCGCCGAACTGCCCTGA
- a CDS encoding MoxR family ATPase gives MSDEAGLVPEIEALAEKLGQARASISRRFIGQETVVDLVLSALICGGHGLLIGLPGLGKTRLVDTLSTVMGLNGNRIQFTPDLMPADILGSEVLETAEDGTRAFRFIEGPIFCQLLMADEINRASPRTQSALLQAMQEKEVTVGGQHRVLDAPFHVLATQNPIEQEGTYPLPEAQLDRFLVQIDVQYPTRDTERDIILATTGAQEAESHQIFSAAELIAAQGLLRRMPVGENVVELILDLVRACRPEDPTAPEQVQRSVSWGPGPRAAQALMMTVRARALLEGRLVPSAEDVLAMAAPVLTHRMALSFAARARGEELSSVIRAVAEGVTRVESAA, from the coding sequence ATGTCCGATGAAGCGGGGCTCGTGCCTGAAATCGAGGCGCTGGCCGAAAAGCTGGGGCAGGCGAGGGCCTCCATCAGCCGCAGGTTCATCGGTCAGGAGACAGTGGTGGACCTCGTGCTTTCCGCCCTCATCTGCGGCGGTCACGGCCTGCTGATCGGCCTGCCCGGCCTCGGCAAGACCCGGCTGGTCGACACGCTCTCGACCGTCATGGGGCTGAACGGCAATCGTATTCAGTTCACCCCCGACCTGATGCCGGCCGATATCCTCGGCTCCGAGGTGCTCGAAACCGCCGAAGATGGTACCCGCGCCTTCCGCTTCATCGAAGGCCCGATCTTCTGCCAACTCCTGATGGCCGACGAGATCAACCGCGCCAGCCCGCGCACCCAGTCGGCCCTGCTTCAGGCGATGCAGGAAAAGGAGGTGACGGTCGGCGGCCAGCACCGGGTGCTCGATGCGCCCTTCCACGTGCTCGCCACGCAGAACCCGATCGAGCAGGAGGGCACCTATCCGCTGCCCGAGGCCCAGCTCGACCGCTTCCTCGTGCAGATCGACGTGCAATATCCGACCCGCGACACCGAGCGCGACATCATCCTCGCCACCACCGGCGCCCAAGAGGCCGAGAGCCATCAGATCTTCTCGGCAGCCGAACTGATCGCCGCGCAGGGCCTGCTGCGGCGGATGCCCGTGGGCGAGAACGTGGTGGAGCTGATCCTCGATCTGGTCCGCGCCTGCCGCCCCGAAGACCCGACCGCGCCCGAGCAGGTGCAGCGCTCGGTGTCCTGGGGTCCCGGCCCCCGTGCCGCGCAGGCCCTGATGATGACGGTGCGCGCCCGCGCCCTGCTGGAAGGCCGCCTCGTGCCCTCCGCAGAGGACGTGCTGGCCATGGCCGCCCCCGTGCTGACCCACCGCATGGCGCTGTCGTTCGCGGCGCGTGCGCGGGGCGAGGAGCTCTCGAGCGTGATCCGCGCCGTCGCCGAAGGCGTGACCCGCGTGGAGTCTGCCGCTTGA
- a CDS encoding DUF58 domain-containing protein: protein MSDAPSVALHAGVGRGLRSRAEGLAAALPPLLADAEHLAQTVLLGAHGRRRSGMGDEFWQYRPLAVGDEARSIDWRRSAKSDQHFVREKEWQAAQSVMLWADEAMSMRFSGAPGKRPSKAERARLLSLAVAVLLVRGGERVGLARLDQPPRSGPLQLIRIADALGGAMEAEEKALPGPDYGAPRGDTLPLHSRAVFLSDFMGDIDAVETALARAADRGVRGAMVMILDPQEEEFPFDGRTIFESMGGSLAHETRKAGDLRSRYLARLAARKDRLEQLARTTGWQFTTHHTDAPAQTALLWLYGALEHGR from the coding sequence TTGAGCGATGCGCCTTCAGTTGCTCTCCATGCCGGCGTAGGGCGCGGGCTGCGGTCCCGGGCCGAGGGGCTGGCCGCCGCGCTGCCGCCGCTGCTGGCCGATGCCGAGCACCTCGCGCAAACCGTGCTGCTGGGGGCCCATGGCCGCCGCCGCTCGGGCATGGGCGACGAGTTCTGGCAATACCGCCCGCTGGCGGTGGGCGATGAGGCGCGCAGCATCGACTGGCGGCGCTCGGCCAAGTCCGATCAGCACTTCGTGCGCGAGAAGGAATGGCAGGCGGCGCAATCGGTGATGCTCTGGGCCGACGAGGCGATGTCGATGCGCTTTTCCGGTGCTCCCGGCAAGCGCCCCTCCAAGGCCGAGCGCGCCCGGCTCCTCAGCCTTGCCGTGGCCGTGCTGCTGGTGCGCGGCGGGGAGCGCGTGGGGCTTGCCCGGCTCGATCAGCCGCCCCGCTCCGGCCCGCTGCAACTGATCCGCATCGCCGATGCGCTGGGCGGGGCGATGGAGGCCGAGGAAAAGGCGCTGCCCGGCCCCGATTACGGCGCACCGCGCGGCGATACCCTGCCGCTGCATTCCCGTGCCGTGTTTCTCAGCGATTTCATGGGTGACATCGACGCGGTCGAAACCGCGCTGGCCCGCGCCGCCGACCGTGGTGTGCGCGGCGCGATGGTGATGATCCTCGACCCGCAGGAAGAGGAGTTTCCCTTCGACGGGCGCACGATCTTCGAGAGCATGGGGGGCAGCCTCGCCCATGAAACCCGCAAGGCCGGCGATCTGCGCAGCCGCTACCTCGCGCGGCTCGCCGCCCGCAAGGACCGGCTGGAGCAGCTTGCCCGCACCACCGGCTGGCAGTTTACCACCCACCACACCGACGCCCCGGCGCAAACCGCGCTGCTCTGGCTCTACGGTGCGCTGGAGCATGGCCGCTGA
- a CDS encoding DUF4159 domain-containing protein: MFAIGPIGFTAPLLLWALVVLPLLWLLLRAVPPAPIRRRFPGVALLLGLEDEDSQTDRTPWWLLLLRMLAVAAIIIGFAGPVLNPEERREGTGPLLIALDGGWADARDWPGRMARIEGLLADAAATDRPVAVVSLTALPAPGELPMLAAGAWSPRLAGLEPTAWPPESGAATEWIESLDEGFETYWLSDGLAHDGRETVLAALEDKGPVTVFESPRRPLGLRPVRFEDGQVRLTVLRPDALAAQTATVLAYGRDPSGTERALARAEVAFDTAATEAEVALVLPAELRNRITRFEVQGIRGAGAVTLSDDGLRRREVALIAGREDREGLELLSPLHYLERALEPTADLVEGTLPDILLANPDAIVFADVADLPDAEKEDLLAWVEEGGLLLRFAGPQLAASDVSRREEDTLMPVRLREGGRSVGGAMSWGEPKALRPFPETSPFYGLALPDDVTVTAQVMAQPDPELADRVIASLADGTPLVTRKRLGQGSVVLFHVTANAEWSSLPLSGLFVQMLERLAISTRPATPDAGELEGTVWTPERVLDGFGVVQDAGTLPGVEGADLGAALAGTAPIGPDLRPGLYAGEDRLIALNVLGPEAVLEPVSWPARVPVEGLAVNRETALKGFVLTAALVALALDIIASLWLGGRLFAPRARSTRRTGAAGAVLIAALLITAPDGASAQQEDVDLLALEATTEVVLAHVVTGDPRLDEVAHAGLRGLSDTLFRRTSIEPAEPLAVNLETDELAFFPFLYWPVNPNQPTPSAEAYAKLNRYLRTGGMILFDTRDADIGGFGAATPEGRKLQELARPLDIPPLEPIPQDHVLTRTFYLLQDFPGRWASRDVWVEAAPEDAEVVEGMPFRNLNDGVTPVVIGGNDWAAAWAVENNGAAMFPVGRGYAGEQQREIAYRFGVNLIMHVLTGNYKSDQVHVPALLDRLGQ, encoded by the coding sequence ATGTTTGCCATCGGCCCCATAGGTTTTACCGCGCCGCTCCTGCTCTGGGCGCTGGTCGTGCTGCCGCTGCTCTGGCTGCTGCTGCGCGCCGTGCCGCCCGCGCCGATCCGCCGCCGCTTTCCCGGTGTCGCCCTGCTGCTGGGCCTCGAGGATGAAGACAGCCAGACCGATCGCACCCCCTGGTGGCTGCTTTTGCTGCGGATGCTTGCCGTGGCCGCCATCATCATCGGTTTCGCCGGCCCCGTGCTGAACCCCGAAGAGCGCCGCGAGGGCACCGGCCCGCTGCTGATCGCGCTCGATGGCGGCTGGGCCGATGCCCGCGACTGGCCGGGCCGCATGGCCCGGATCGAAGGGCTTCTGGCCGATGCCGCCGCCACCGATCGCCCCGTTGCCGTGGTGTCGCTCACCGCGCTGCCGGCTCCCGGCGAACTGCCCATGCTGGCCGCCGGTGCATGGTCGCCGCGCCTTGCCGGCCTCGAGCCCACCGCATGGCCGCCCGAGAGCGGCGCAGCGACGGAGTGGATCGAGAGCCTCGATGAGGGTTTCGAAACCTACTGGCTGTCGGACGGTCTTGCCCATGACGGCCGCGAGACGGTGCTGGCCGCGCTGGAAGACAAGGGGCCGGTGACGGTGTTCGAAAGCCCCCGCCGCCCGCTCGGGCTGCGCCCCGTCCGGTTCGAAGACGGGCAGGTGCGCCTCACCGTGCTGCGCCCCGACGCGCTTGCCGCCCAGACCGCCACCGTGCTGGCCTATGGCCGCGACCCCTCCGGCACCGAGCGCGCGCTGGCGCGCGCCGAGGTCGCGTTCGACACGGCCGCCACCGAGGCTGAGGTGGCCCTGGTGCTGCCCGCCGAGCTGCGCAACCGCATCACCCGCTTCGAAGTGCAGGGCATTCGCGGGGCAGGGGCCGTGACCCTCTCCGACGACGGGCTGCGCCGGCGCGAGGTGGCGCTGATCGCAGGCCGCGAAGATCGCGAGGGGCTGGAGCTGCTCTCGCCGCTGCACTACCTCGAACGCGCGCTGGAGCCGACCGCCGATCTGGTCGAGGGCACCCTGCCCGATATCCTGCTGGCCAACCCCGACGCCATCGTCTTCGCCGACGTGGCCGACCTGCCGGACGCCGAAAAGGAAGACCTGCTGGCCTGGGTCGAGGAGGGCGGCCTGCTGCTACGCTTCGCCGGGCCGCAACTGGCGGCCTCCGATGTGAGCCGGCGCGAGGAAGACACGCTGATGCCGGTGCGCCTGCGGGAGGGCGGGCGCTCGGTGGGGGGCGCGATGAGCTGGGGCGAGCCCAAGGCGCTGCGGCCCTTTCCCGAGACCTCGCCGTTCTACGGCCTCGCCCTGCCGGACGACGTGACCGTGACCGCCCAGGTCATGGCCCAGCCCGACCCTGAGCTGGCCGACCGGGTCATTGCCTCGCTGGCCGATGGCACGCCGCTGGTCACACGCAAGCGGCTGGGGCAGGGCTCTGTGGTGCTGTTTCACGTCACCGCCAATGCCGAATGGTCGTCGCTCCCCCTCTCCGGCCTCTTCGTGCAGATGCTCGAACGGCTGGCCATTTCCACCCGCCCCGCAACCCCCGATGCGGGCGAGCTGGAAGGCACCGTCTGGACACCCGAGCGGGTGCTCGACGGCTTCGGCGTGGTGCAGGACGCGGGCACGCTGCCCGGTGTCGAAGGCGCAGACCTCGGCGCGGCCCTTGCAGGCACCGCCCCGATCGGGCCGGACCTGCGCCCGGGGCTCTATGCCGGGGAGGACAGGTTGATCGCGCTCAACGTGCTGGGGCCCGAGGCGGTGCTGGAGCCGGTGAGCTGGCCTGCGCGGGTGCCGGTCGAGGGGCTGGCCGTCAACCGCGAGACGGCGTTGAAGGGCTTCGTCCTCACCGCGGCGCTGGTGGCGCTGGCACTCGATATCATCGCCTCCCTCTGGCTCGGTGGCCGCCTCTTCGCCCCGCGTGCGCGCAGCACCCGGCGCACGGGCGCGGCGGGCGCCGTGCTCATCGCCGCGCTCCTCATCACCGCGCCCGATGGCGCATCAGCGCAGCAGGAAGACGTCGACCTTCTGGCGCTCGAGGCCACCACCGAGGTGGTGCTCGCCCATGTCGTGACCGGCGATCCGCGGCTCGACGAGGTGGCCCACGCCGGGCTGCGCGGCCTCTCGGACACCCTCTTCCGCCGCACCTCTATCGAGCCCGCCGAGCCGCTGGCGGTGAACCTCGAAACCGACGAGCTCGCCTTCTTCCCTTTCCTCTACTGGCCGGTGAACCCCAACCAGCCGACCCCCTCCGCCGAGGCCTATGCCAAGCTCAACCGCTACCTGCGCACCGGCGGCATGATCCTGTTCGACACCCGAGATGCCGATATCGGTGGCTTTGGCGCCGCCACGCCCGAGGGGCGCAAGCTGCAGGAGCTGGCCCGCCCGCTCGACATTCCGCCGCTGGAGCCGATCCCGCAGGACCACGTGCTCACCCGCACCTTCTACCTGTTGCAGGATTTCCCCGGCCGCTGGGCCAGCCGTGACGTCTGGGTCGAGGCCGCGCCGGAGGATGCCGAGGTGGTCGAGGGCATGCCCTTCCGCAACCTGAATGACGGCGTGACACCGGTGGTCATCGGCGGCAACGACTGGGCCGCGGCCTGGGCAGTGGAAAACAACGGCGCGGCGATGTTCCCCGTGGGGCGCGGCTACGCGGGCGAGCAGCAGCGCGAGATCGCCTATCGCTTCGGGGTGAACCTCATCATGCATGTGCTCACCGGCAACTACAAATCCGACCAGGTCCACGTGCCTGCGCTGCTCGACAGGCTGGGCCAATGA
- a CDS encoding DUF599 domain-containing protein, translating to MDLMPLLAPFSSADAVAVALILTLWAGLGWVVEHPPAGKPSVSVLMQAYRRDWLREHVTRQPRIFDATILGNLRQGTTFFASACMIAIGGGLAVIGNPEQLASVAADLSLGTTTTLAFEVKITLILFFLANAFLKFVWAHRLFGYSSVVMGAIPNDEDHPATYPRAAKAAEINITAAKSFNRGMRSIYFALGAIGWLVGPWGLGLGAVVSAVVIWRREFWSQSREVLMQPDG from the coding sequence ATGGATCTGATGCCTCTTCTTGCCCCGTTTTCCAGTGCCGATGCCGTGGCCGTCGCGCTCATTCTCACGCTCTGGGCCGGGCTTGGATGGGTGGTGGAGCATCCGCCCGCCGGCAAGCCCTCAGTCTCCGTGCTGATGCAGGCCTACCGGCGCGACTGGCTGCGCGAGCATGTCACCCGCCAGCCGCGCATCTTCGACGCCACCATCCTCGGCAACCTTCGGCAGGGCACCACTTTCTTTGCCTCGGCCTGCATGATCGCCATTGGCGGCGGGCTGGCGGTGATCGGCAACCCCGAGCAGCTGGCGAGCGTTGCGGCAGACCTTTCGCTCGGCACCACGACCACGCTGGCCTTTGAGGTCAAGATCACCTTGATCCTGTTCTTCCTCGCCAATGCTTTCCTCAAGTTCGTCTGGGCGCACCGGCTGTTTGGCTACTCCTCGGTGGTGATGGGCGCGATTCCCAATGACGAGGACCACCCGGCCACCTACCCCCGCGCCGCCAAGGCCGCCGAGATCAACATAACCGCCGCCAAGAGCTTCAACCGCGGAATGCGCTCGATCTACTTTGCGCTCGGCGCGATTGGCTGGCTGGTGGGGCCGTGGGGCCTTGGGCTGGGCGCGGTGGTCAGCGCCGTGGTGATCTGGCGGCGGGAGTTCTGGAGCCAGTCGCGCGAAGTGCTGATGCAGCCCGACGGCTGA